In a genomic window of Sphingomonas lutea:
- a CDS encoding MarR family transcriptional regulator: MKALIAYVRSGEPDLTNRQMALLMLVYLTPGPHTVRGLARVLGVSKPVVTRALNTLGALGYLRRERDQDDRRNVFVVRTSTGADFLEGFKRNLREGGDGHPAPAAHRPIIGQAPAFAHQR; encoded by the coding sequence ATGAAGGCCTTGATCGCCTACGTCCGCTCTGGCGAGCCCGATTTGACCAATCGCCAGATGGCCTTGCTCATGCTCGTCTATCTTACGCCTGGTCCGCATACGGTTCGAGGTCTGGCGCGTGTTCTTGGCGTGTCAAAGCCCGTCGTGACCCGCGCCTTGAATACGCTTGGCGCGCTGGGCTATCTGCGCCGCGAACGCGATCAGGACGATCGGCGAAACGTTTTTGTCGTCCGCACCAGCACTGGGGCAGATTTCCTTGAAGGCTTCAAGCGCAACCTCCGCGAAGGCGGCGACGGACACCCCGCCCCCGCCGCGCACCGGCCGATCATCGGGCAAGCGCCGGCCTTCGCGCACCAACGCTGA
- a CDS encoding cytochrome b — protein MSFSWAKPYEPKTGLGRWFDERLPLPRLVYGAIGGGYPVPRNLNYFWNFGVLAGAFLMIQIVTGIVLAMWYYSSVDGAFNSVEHIMRDVNAGWMIRYLHMNGASFFFIVTYIHIFRGLYYGSYKAPRELVWMLGLVIYLLMMATAFMGYVLPWGQMSYWGAQVITGFFSAFPVVGEPLRVFLLGGFAPDQAALTRFFSLHYLLPFVIAAVVILHIWALHIPGSSNPTGVDVKTEKDTLPFHPFYTAKDGWFAAAFLALFALVTFFAPNMLGHPDNYIPADPLATPAHIVPEWYFWPFYAILRAFTVDFILPAKLWGVLAMFAAILLLFFLPWLDKSPVRSGSYRPVFKRFFWILVVDVIILGICGVKPVEQPWIAISQVATMYYFLHFLVILPLIAKFETPLPLPNSITESVLHGEAAEAAPAGQSPRPGSVATATAE, from the coding sequence ATGAGCTTTTCCTGGGCAAAGCCGTACGAACCCAAGACGGGACTGGGCCGCTGGTTCGACGAGCGCCTGCCGCTGCCGCGGCTGGTCTATGGCGCCATCGGCGGCGGGTATCCGGTGCCGCGAAACCTTAATTATTTCTGGAACTTCGGCGTCCTTGCCGGTGCCTTCCTGATGATCCAGATCGTCACCGGCATCGTGCTTGCGATGTGGTATTATTCCAGTGTCGACGGCGCCTTCAATTCAGTCGAGCACATCATGCGCGACGTCAATGCGGGGTGGATGATCCGCTACCTGCACATGAACGGCGCCAGCTTCTTCTTCATCGTTACTTATATCCACATCTTCCGCGGCCTTTATTACGGGTCGTACAAGGCGCCGCGCGAACTGGTGTGGATGCTCGGCCTCGTCATCTACCTGCTGATGATGGCCACGGCCTTCATGGGCTATGTGCTGCCGTGGGGCCAGATGAGCTATTGGGGCGCGCAGGTCATCACCGGCTTCTTTTCCGCCTTTCCGGTAGTGGGTGAACCGCTTCGCGTCTTCCTGCTCGGCGGCTTCGCGCCGGACCAGGCAGCGCTGACGCGCTTTTTCTCGCTCCACTATTTGTTGCCGTTCGTGATCGCAGCCGTCGTGATCCTGCACATCTGGGCACTGCACATTCCGGGGTCGAGCAACCCGACCGGGGTCGACGTGAAGACCGAAAAGGACACGTTGCCCTTCCACCCCTTCTACACCGCCAAGGATGGCTGGTTCGCCGCCGCCTTCCTCGCGCTGTTCGCGCTCGTCACCTTCTTCGCGCCGAACATGCTTGGCCACCCGGACAATTACATCCCGGCCGACCCGCTGGCGACGCCGGCGCACATCGTGCCCGAATGGTATTTCTGGCCGTTTTACGCGATCCTGCGCGCCTTCACGGTCGATTTCATCCTGCCGGCCAAGCTATGGGGCGTGCTTGCGATGTTCGCCGCGATCCTGCTGCTGTTCTTCCTTCCGTGGCTCGACAAGTCGCCGGTGCGGTCGGGCAGCTATCGCCCGGTGTTCAAGCGCTTCTTCTGGATCCTGGTCGTCGACGTCATCATCCTTGGGATCTGCGGCGTAAAGCCGGTCGAGCAGCCGTGGATCGCCATCAGCCAGGTCGCGACCATGTACTATTTCCTGCACTTCCTCGTGATCTTGCCGCTGATCGCGAAGTTTGAAACGCCCTTGCCGCTGCCGAATTCGATTACCGAAAGCGTCCTTCACGGCGAGGCGGCGGAGGCAGCCCCCGCCGGGCAATCACCACGGCCGGGATCGGTCGCTACGGCAACGGCCGAATAA
- a CDS encoding leucyl aminopeptidase family protein: protein MTDFASLIVADRGQGARPIHLVDKDGFADWAKRRPAEDRALLEAHRFDGKTGCAFAILPRGNDFEVVGAVKDVAALSPWCLAKLAASLPEGTYRLAQGDPGKAALGWLLAQHRFDRFRAKPKDDPVGPRVLVTGEAARIARHVQLAEATALVRDLVDTPAGDLGPAEIEQAVRDAGNGAEVRVTSGAHLTRDCPLIAAVGRAAAPGREPRLIELEWGKPDHPRIAIVGKGVCFDTGGLDLKPASGMRLMKKDMGGAAHALALARLVMAARLPVRLHLLIPAVENSVSADAFRPGDVVRSRKGLFVEIDNTDAEGRLILADALDHAAEGKPELIVDFATLTGAARIALGPDLPAMFANDDALAESLRQASEETEDPLWRMPLWDPYDDMLKSDLADLANASGSPMAGSITAAMFLKRFVPDSVRWAHFDTFAWRDSAKPGRPKGGDALGLRAVFRHLERTYPRQ from the coding sequence ATGACCGATTTCGCCTCGCTGATCGTCGCCGACCGTGGCCAGGGCGCCCGGCCGATCCACCTCGTCGACAAGGACGGTTTCGCCGATTGGGCGAAGCGCCGCCCGGCCGAAGACCGCGCCTTGCTCGAAGCCCACCGGTTCGACGGCAAGACCGGCTGCGCCTTTGCCATCCTGCCGCGCGGCAACGACTTCGAAGTGGTCGGCGCGGTCAAGGACGTGGCGGCGCTGTCGCCCTGGTGCCTGGCCAAGCTCGCCGCGAGCCTGCCCGAGGGCACCTACAGGCTGGCGCAGGGCGACCCCGGCAAGGCAGCGCTCGGCTGGCTTCTCGCCCAGCACCGGTTCGACCGCTTCCGCGCCAAGCCCAAGGACGATCCTGTCGGGCCGAGGGTGCTGGTGACCGGGGAAGCGGCGCGGATCGCGCGGCATGTCCAGCTGGCCGAGGCGACTGCGCTCGTCCGCGACCTCGTCGATACGCCCGCCGGCGATCTCGGCCCGGCCGAGATCGAGCAGGCGGTGCGCGATGCCGGCAACGGAGCGGAGGTGCGGGTCACCTCCGGCGCACATCTCACGCGCGATTGCCCGTTGATCGCCGCCGTCGGCCGCGCCGCCGCGCCGGGCCGCGAACCGCGCCTGATCGAGCTCGAATGGGGCAAGCCGGACCATCCGCGCATCGCCATCGTCGGCAAGGGCGTGTGCTTCGACACCGGCGGCCTCGATCTAAAGCCCGCCTCGGGCATGCGCCTGATGAAGAAGGACATGGGCGGCGCGGCGCACGCCCTCGCCCTCGCCCGCCTGGTGATGGCGGCGCGCCTGCCGGTGCGGCTTCACCTGCTCATCCCCGCAGTTGAAAATTCGGTTTCTGCGGACGCATTCCGCCCCGGCGACGTGGTGCGCTCACGCAAGGGCCTGTTCGTCGAGATCGACAATACCGACGCCGAAGGCCGCCTCATCCTCGCCGACGCGCTCGACCATGCAGCGGAGGGCAAGCCGGAGCTGATCGTCGATTTCGCCACGCTGACCGGCGCCGCGCGCATCGCGCTTGGCCCCGATCTTCCGGCCATGTTCGCCAACGACGATGCGCTCGCCGAAAGTCTTCGCCAGGCGTCGGAGGAAACTGAGGATCCGCTGTGGCGCATGCCGCTGTGGGATCCGTATGACGACATGTTGAAAAGCGACCTGGCCGACCTCGCCAACGCCTCGGGCTCGCCGATGGCGGGAAGCATCACTGCAGCCATGTTCCTGAAGCGCTTCGTCCCCGATTCGGTGCGCTGGGCGCATTTCGACACATTCGCCTGGCGTGACTCGGCCAAGCCCGGCCGTCCCAAGGGGGGCGACGCGCTTGGCCTCCGTGCCGTCTTCCGTCATCTCGAGCGGACTTATCCCCGCCAATAG
- a CDS encoding MaoC family dehydratase, which produces MRYFEDLEVGAETDFGVYHVTREEVLEFARKYDPQPFHLSDEAAAKTHFGRIAASGWHTCAMTMAVLARYSVDHEQAGLGSPGIDDLRWLKPVYPGDTLSVHGKIVEKTPSRSKPDIGAVRTETTVTNQDGVPVMRYTSIVLIRRRPEGTPAD; this is translated from the coding sequence ATGCGATATTTCGAAGATCTGGAAGTGGGCGCGGAAACCGACTTCGGCGTCTACCACGTGACGCGGGAGGAAGTGCTGGAGTTCGCCCGCAAATACGATCCGCAGCCCTTCCACCTATCCGATGAAGCAGCCGCCAAGACGCACTTCGGGCGGATCGCGGCGAGCGGCTGGCACACCTGCGCGATGACGATGGCCGTGCTGGCACGCTATTCGGTGGATCATGAGCAAGCCGGCCTCGGCTCACCCGGGATCGACGACCTGCGCTGGCTGAAGCCCGTCTATCCCGGCGATACGCTCTCCGTGCATGGCAAGATCGTCGAAAAGACGCCCTCGCGCAGCAAGCCCGATATTGGCGCCGTCCGCACAGAAACGACGGTCACCAACCAGGACGGCGTCCCGGTCATGCGCTACACGTCAATCGTGCTGATCCGCCGGCGGCCCGAAGGCACGCCGGCGGATTAG
- a CDS encoding acyl carrier protein, whose product MSETADRVKKIVVEHLGVEADKVTEDASFIDDLGADSLDIVELVMAFEEEFGVEIPDDAAEKITTVRDAIEYIDQNKG is encoded by the coding sequence ATGAGCGAGACTGCCGATCGGGTGAAGAAGATCGTCGTCGAACATCTCGGCGTCGAAGCGGACAAGGTGACCGAGGACGCGAGCTTCATCGACGATCTTGGCGCCGACAGCCTCGACATCGTCGAACTGGTCATGGCTTTCGAGGAAGAATTCGGGGTCGAGATCCCGGACGACGCTGCGGAGAAGATCACCACCGTTCGCGATGCGATCGAATATATCGACCAGAACAAGGGCTGA
- the mltG gene encoding endolytic transglycosylase MltG codes for MLLIGGAGLVLAALAALYLFWWAPGPKPGPHTIVVEEGATMTSVARQLEGQGAIPGSARSFSLIARVLGSGDPVQAGEFEIPKGMSGAKVLDLLQHGRPVQRLITVTEGMPSIIVAEKIAGVPYLTGAVPPIAEGSVLPDSYGYKRGETRAAVVARMQAAMTRTLDALWVKRTQDCPVLSKAEAVTLASIVEKETGKPAERPTIAGVYCNRLKIGMKLDADPTVIYPITKGKPLGRRIRRSELMDDNGYNTYRRPGLPPGPIANPGRESIAAVLRPASTKAIYFVADGTGGHVFAETFAQHQANVAKWYALRRQRGEM; via the coding sequence CTGCTGCTGATCGGCGGCGCGGGGCTGGTCCTTGCAGCGCTCGCCGCGCTGTACCTGTTCTGGTGGGCGCCGGGCCCCAAGCCCGGGCCGCACACCATCGTCGTCGAGGAAGGCGCGACGATGACCAGCGTTGCCCGCCAGCTTGAAGGGCAAGGCGCGATCCCCGGGTCGGCGCGCAGCTTCTCGCTGATCGCGCGCGTGCTCGGCTCGGGCGATCCAGTGCAGGCGGGTGAGTTCGAGATCCCGAAAGGCATGAGTGGCGCGAAGGTGCTCGACCTGTTGCAGCATGGCCGCCCGGTGCAGCGCCTGATCACCGTGACCGAGGGGATGCCGTCGATCATCGTCGCGGAAAAGATTGCGGGGGTTCCCTATCTCACGGGCGCGGTGCCGCCGATCGCCGAAGGATCGGTCCTGCCCGACAGCTACGGCTATAAGCGCGGCGAGACGCGCGCGGCGGTGGTCGCGCGGATGCAGGCAGCGATGACGCGGACGCTCGACGCATTATGGGTCAAGCGGACGCAGGATTGCCCGGTGTTGAGCAAGGCGGAAGCGGTCACCCTGGCCTCGATCGTCGAAAAGGAGACGGGCAAGCCCGCCGAACGGCCGACGATTGCCGGCGTTTACTGCAACCGGCTGAAGATCGGCATGAAACTAGATGCCGATCCGACGGTCATTTACCCGATCACCAAGGGCAAGCCGCTGGGCCGCCGAATCCGCCGGTCGGAGCTGATGGACGATAACGGCTACAACACCTACCGCCGTCCCGGCCTGCCGCCGGGACCGATCGCCAATCCGGGGCGCGAGAGCATTGCCGCGGTGCTGAGGCCCGCATCGACCAAGGCGATCTATTTCGTCGCCGACGGGACCGGCGGTCATGTCTTTGCCGAGACCTTCGCACAGCACCAGGCCAACGTCGCGAAATGGTATGCGCTGCGCCGCCAGCGGGGTGAGATGTGA
- the fabF gene encoding beta-ketoacyl-ACP synthase II: MRRVVVTGLGLVTPLGADVETTWKNILASKSGAGPITRFDASDQKCRIACEVKPADHEYGFDPGKRVDHKIQRQVDPFIVYGIDVAGQAIEDAGLEDMPEAMRLRAGCSIGSGIGGLPGIESESRVLAEKGPGRVSPHFVHGRLINLVSGQVSIKYGLMGPNHAVVTACSTGAHSIGDAARMIKDDDADIMLAGGAEATICPIGIAGFAQARALSTAFNDQPEKASRPYDKDRDGFVMGEGAGVVVLEEYEHAKKRGAKIYAEVVGYGLSGDAYHVTAPHPEGSGAYRSMEMALKKSGLQPSDIDYINAHGTSTPLGDELELGAVRKLFGNAIGSLSMSSTKSAIGHLLGGAGAVESIFCILAIRDQIVPPTLNLDNPSEGTAGVDLVPHKAKERPVRAVLNNSFGFGGTNASLIMKAV; encoded by the coding sequence ATGCGGCGTGTCGTTGTAACCGGACTGGGCCTCGTCACCCCGCTGGGTGCCGACGTCGAAACCACGTGGAAGAACATCCTGGCGTCCAAGTCCGGCGCGGGGCCGATCACCCGGTTCGACGCGAGCGACCAGAAGTGCCGCATCGCCTGCGAGGTGAAGCCCGCCGACCATGAATATGGCTTCGATCCGGGCAAGCGCGTCGATCACAAGATCCAGCGCCAGGTCGATCCGTTCATCGTCTACGGCATCGATGTCGCAGGCCAGGCGATCGAGGATGCCGGGCTGGAGGACATGCCGGAAGCGATGCGGCTGCGCGCCGGCTGCTCGATCGGGTCGGGCATCGGTGGATTGCCGGGAATCGAATCCGAAAGCCGGGTGCTCGCCGAAAAGGGGCCGGGCCGCGTCTCGCCGCACTTCGTCCACGGGCGGCTAATCAACCTCGTCTCGGGCCAGGTATCGATCAAATACGGGCTGATGGGCCCCAATCATGCGGTCGTCACCGCGTGCTCGACCGGCGCGCATTCGATCGGCGATGCAGCCCGGATGATCAAGGATGACGACGCCGACATCATGCTCGCGGGGGGCGCCGAAGCGACCATCTGCCCGATCGGCATTGCCGGCTTTGCCCAGGCACGCGCGCTCAGCACGGCGTTCAACGACCAGCCCGAAAAGGCAAGCCGCCCGTACGACAAGGACCGCGACGGCTTCGTCATGGGCGAGGGCGCGGGCGTGGTGGTGCTCGAGGAATATGAGCACGCGAAGAAACGCGGCGCGAAAATCTACGCCGAGGTCGTCGGCTATGGCTTGTCGGGCGACGCCTATCACGTGACCGCGCCGCATCCCGAAGGGTCGGGTGCATACCGGTCGATGGAAATGGCGCTCAAGAAGTCCGGGCTGCAGCCCAGCGACATCGATTATATCAACGCCCACGGCACCTCGACCCCGCTCGGCGACGAGCTTGAGCTGGGCGCGGTGCGCAAATTGTTCGGCAATGCCATCGGATCCCTATCCATGAGCTCGACCAAGTCGGCGATCGGCCATTTGCTCGGCGGTGCCGGCGCGGTCGAGAGCATCTTCTGCATCCTGGCCATCCGCGACCAGATCGTGCCGCCGACGCTCAATCTCGACAATCCGAGCGAGGGGACGGCGGGCGTCGACCTCGTCCCGCACAAGGCCAAGGAACGGCCGGTGCGCGCGGTCCTCAATAACAGCTTCGGCTTCGGCGGCACAAACGCCAGCCTGATCATGAAGGCGGTGTGA
- a CDS encoding tetratricopeptide repeat-containing sulfotransferase family protein — protein sequence MALNENRLDIAERLLKPHLKEDPFDVRAIRMLAELAARIGRLKDAETLLRRALEIAPDFTAARANLAMVLGRLGRPAEAFELLDEILLAEPDGLGHLNLKAATLGRLGDFEEALKLYEEVLRRVPRQPRLLMSYGHMLKTVGRQDESVDAYRKAIAFQPTLGEAWWSLANLKTVRFGADDIAAMRSALDAPDLKDDDRFHLDFALGKALHDAGESDAAFAHYAAGNARRRTYHPFHPGELTALVDRSIALFTSELLARPGGSAAPDPIFILGMPRAGSTLVEQILSSHSQVEGTAELPDMPALARGRGRYPASAADMTDEERKATGESYLERTAIQRRTDRPFFIDKLPNNWMFVPFIHWVLPNAKIVDARRHPLGCCFSNFRQHFARGQDFTYDLVDLGRYYADYVRLMAHVDAVLPGRVHRVIYERMVDDTEAEVRALLDYCGLEFEQACLDFHKTERAVRTPSSEQVRQPIYRDAKDEWRAYEAHLGPLKRALGPVLDTYPDVPATLSQR from the coding sequence ATGGCGCTGAACGAAAACCGTCTGGATATCGCCGAGCGCCTGCTCAAGCCGCATCTCAAGGAAGATCCGTTCGACGTGCGTGCGATCCGCATGTTGGCCGAACTTGCGGCGCGAATCGGCCGGCTGAAGGACGCCGAGACCCTGTTGCGCCGCGCGCTCGAGATTGCGCCAGATTTCACTGCCGCCCGCGCCAATCTGGCGATGGTGCTTGGCCGGCTGGGCCGTCCGGCCGAGGCGTTCGAGCTGCTTGACGAGATCCTGCTCGCGGAACCTGACGGACTTGGCCATCTCAACCTCAAGGCGGCGACGCTGGGCCGCCTGGGTGACTTCGAAGAGGCGCTGAAACTTTACGAGGAGGTCCTGCGGCGTGTGCCGCGGCAGCCGCGGCTGCTGATGAGCTATGGCCACATGCTGAAAACGGTGGGCCGGCAGGACGAATCGGTCGATGCCTATCGCAAGGCGATCGCGTTCCAGCCGACGCTTGGCGAGGCTTGGTGGAGCCTCGCCAACCTCAAGACCGTGCGCTTTGGCGCGGACGACATTGCCGCCATGCGTAGCGCGCTGGATGCCCCCGACCTCAAGGACGACGACCGCTTCCACCTCGACTTCGCGCTCGGCAAGGCCCTGCACGATGCCGGCGAGAGCGACGCGGCATTTGCCCACTACGCAGCCGGAAACGCGCGGCGGAGGACCTACCACCCGTTCCATCCGGGTGAGTTGACGGCGCTGGTCGACCGTTCGATCGCGCTCTTCACAAGCGAGTTGCTTGCGAGGCCCGGCGGCTCCGCCGCGCCCGATCCGATCTTCATCCTGGGGATGCCGCGGGCGGGTTCGACGCTGGTCGAGCAGATTCTGTCGTCGCACAGTCAGGTCGAAGGGACGGCGGAATTGCCCGACATGCCTGCGCTTGCGCGGGGACGGGGCAGATATCCCGCGTCCGCGGCCGACATGACGGACGAGGAGCGGAAGGCGACTGGTGAATCCTACCTGGAGCGTACCGCCATCCAGCGGCGGACCGATCGGCCTTTTTTCATCGACAAATTACCCAACAACTGGATGTTCGTGCCCTTCATCCATTGGGTGCTGCCCAATGCCAAGATCGTTGATGCCCGTCGTCACCCGCTGGGCTGCTGCTTTTCCAACTTTCGCCAGCACTTCGCGCGCGGTCAGGACTTCACCTACGACCTCGTCGACCTTGGCCGCTATTACGCCGACTATGTGCGTTTGATGGCGCACGTCGATGCCGTGCTCCCCGGGCGCGTGCACCGCGTGATCTACGAGCGCATGGTCGACGATACTGAAGCCGAGGTCCGGGCGCTGCTCGACTATTGCGGGCTCGAGTTCGAGCAGGCGTGCCTTGATTTCCACAAGACCGAGCGCGCTGTTCGCACACCCAGTTCCGAACAGGTTCGGCAGCCGATCTATCGCGACGCGAAAGACGAATGGCGCGCGTATGAGGCGCACCTGGGACCACTCAAACGGGCTCTGGGTCCCGTCCTCGATACCTATCCGGATGTACCCGCGACCTTATCGCAACGGTAG
- a CDS encoding cytochrome c1, producing MVRFIGFIVGLGLAGILLISLFVGAADYFSTPHEETAQHALHEHAKPLKLASDGPFGHFDNQQLQRGFQVYKEVCAACHGLSLVSFRDLAALGYEEPEIKAIADQWATEVPSINPDTGEASTRKAIPSDRFPSPYANAVAARAANNNALPPDLSLITKAREGGAAYTYSLLTGYRPQTADEVKRFPDAKTPAGLHYNPYFPNLNIAMPPPLTSEGQVTYADGTKSTVDQMAKDVTAFLVWTAEPKLENRHATGLAVVIFLIVASILAYFAYRNIWAEAKRKVRVTGALDPKNQAKSRAAKGEEGIAG from the coding sequence ATGGTCCGGTTCATCGGTTTCATCGTCGGCCTCGGTCTGGCCGGCATCCTTCTGATCTCGCTCTTCGTCGGCGCGGCGGACTATTTTTCCACCCCGCATGAGGAGACGGCCCAGCACGCGCTGCACGAGCATGCCAAGCCGCTCAAGCTGGCGAGCGACGGCCCCTTCGGCCATTTCGATAACCAGCAACTGCAGCGCGGCTTCCAGGTGTACAAGGAAGTGTGCGCAGCCTGCCACGGCCTGAGCCTCGTGTCGTTCCGCGACCTGGCGGCGCTCGGCTACGAGGAGCCCGAGATCAAGGCGATCGCCGATCAGTGGGCGACCGAGGTGCCGAGCATCAATCCGGACACCGGCGAAGCGTCAACGCGCAAGGCAATTCCGTCCGACCGTTTCCCGAGCCCCTATGCCAATGCGGTCGCGGCTCGCGCGGCGAACAATAATGCGCTTCCGCCCGACCTGTCGCTGATCACCAAGGCGCGAGAGGGTGGGGCAGCCTACACCTATTCGCTCCTGACCGGCTACCGGCCGCAGACCGCGGACGAGGTCAAGAGGTTCCCCGACGCCAAGACTCCGGCGGGGCTTCACTACAATCCTTATTTCCCGAACCTCAACATCGCCATGCCCCCGCCGCTCACCAGCGAAGGTCAGGTGACGTATGCCGACGGCACGAAGTCGACTGTCGATCAGATGGCGAAGGACGTCACGGCGTTCCTGGTGTGGACCGCCGAGCCGAAGCTTGAGAACCGGCACGCGACGGGCCTTGCCGTGGTGATCTTCCTGATCGTCGCCAGCATCCTTGCCTATTTCGCCTATCGGAACATCTGGGCCGAAGCGAAGCGCAAGGTGCGCGTGACCGGGGCGCTTGACCCCAAGAACCAGGCGAAGAGCCGCGCGGCGAAGGGCGAAGAGGGCATCGCGGGCTGA
- the petA gene encoding ubiquinol-cytochrome c reductase iron-sulfur subunit yields MATQAPSAEGSQVTGTGAGGEGEGVRRRDFLNVAAVSFAGVGAVAAVAPLVVQMAPPADVLALSTTEVDISKIQPGQAIKTSWRKQPVFIRNLTPAEIQQANATPLGELRDPQSLADRTKPGRQNWLVTLGVCTHLGCVPLGVGEGENRGPYGGYFCPCHGSAYDTAGRIRTGPAPLNLAVPEYAFKSPTVVQIG; encoded by the coding sequence ATGGCCACGCAGGCACCGTCCGCTGAGGGTTCTCAAGTCACAGGCACAGGTGCGGGCGGTGAAGGCGAAGGCGTTCGTCGCCGCGACTTTCTGAACGTCGCCGCGGTCAGTTTCGCCGGCGTCGGCGCCGTTGCCGCAGTCGCGCCGCTCGTGGTGCAGATGGCGCCGCCGGCCGACGTGCTCGCGCTGTCGACGACCGAAGTGGACATCTCCAAGATTCAGCCGGGACAGGCGATCAAGACCAGCTGGCGCAAACAGCCGGTCTTCATCCGCAACCTCACGCCGGCCGAGATCCAGCAGGCCAATGCGACGCCGCTGGGCGAGCTTCGCGATCCGCAGTCGCTGGCCGACCGGACCAAGCCCGGCCGGCAAAATTGGTTGGTGACGTTGGGCGTGTGCACCCACCTCGGCTGCGTCCCGCTGGGCGTCGGCGAGGGTGAAAACCGCGGGCCGTACGGCGGGTACTTCTGCCCGTGCCACGGTTCCGCCTATGACACCGCCGGCCGCATCCGCACCGGCCCGGCGCCGCTCAACCTGGCGGTTCCGGAATATGCATTCAAATCACCGACTGTCGTTCAGATCGGCTGA